Below is a genomic region from Raphanus sativus cultivar WK10039 chromosome 4, ASM80110v3, whole genome shotgun sequence.
aatccctaaaccccaaacttacATATCTATACTTTCATATCTTCTACACATTCAACCTCTTTTTccaactgaaaccataaactccaaatttttttaaaatgcatattatataaaatagaatttgatacacatatgaaaataagatcttctaataaaaatcaacatttgttacatattttacatcatgAAGAATCGTTTGAGTTCTCATCAACATCACTACAATGATCATCATCGCTTCTATCGAACTCATCTTCACGTGCTTCATCCGTCACATCttcgggaagatcttcatattgacggttatccgggtcgatcaaaagaatttcatcagtttgttgatcaggtacctcaacttcattgattgcatcttcttcttgcaaaggtggttcttctccagcaaCAATCCGTCCACGAGGTGTTATTTTGATAGCAGTTAACCAATTTATCCCAGAACTTCGAAGGCGAGGGTATGGAAGGAAGCTAACTTGTTCGGCTTgggaagctaagatgaaaggctcgaatttgttataTCTTCTCCCAGAATGGATATCCACAACaccaaatttgttaaaccgaacaccacGGTTCTCCACCGGGTCGAACCACTCGCATTTGAAGAGGACACATTTTAGCTTCAACAaccctggaaattccacttcaataatctcttgcaagatcccgtaaaagtctgtttcacctttcacacatatCCCGTAGTTGCTTGTTGCCCGACGTCTCCCATACTCATATGTATGAAAAGTGAAACCTCGTGTGAAGTACATAGatgatgtggtgacctttgctACTGGACCTTGGATCAAATCATGAAACCATACAGGATAATATGGATCGTCATAATCAACCTACAAATTAATACATCACTGTTAgaattttacattaataataatagtaccAAAGATtacttaatatgttaatattacctGTCCTTTTAACCACTTGACAAAGTGCTTATCTTTCCTTGCATCCACCTCGGTTCCGGATATTCCTGGTATTGCTTCTTCAACTTGAGATACAAACAAGCTGCAAATTAAACAAatgcatcatatcatataattaattaacatcatatcatataatacaCATGAATATTATTTACCTTTCAAAAGAACGCATCACAGCATCCTCGCAGTTGAGCAGAATATAAGTGTGGGCACTATGCTTATCCTCATCACTGGACCACCATACTTCTCTCAGTTTACCACCAAACCGTCCAATTTGGCAGAAAATGTCAGGAACACCGTCTACTGCATAAGATTGTGGtactccaccatcatcatatcttctagGAACTCTTTTCCTCGTACGAACCGTTGAAGCAAAGTAGTATGATGTGAAGTTAGATGTTTCTGCTGTCAAACTTCCAGCCACAATCGAACCTTCCACCTTTGCAAGATTTCTTGCTTTCCCCTTCAAATGTTTCATAGAGCGCTCATAtggatacatccatccattGTGAACAGGTCCGCGAAGTAATGCTTCGTACGGGAGGTGGACAACTAGatgttccatgacgtcaaaaaatgatggaggaaatatcttctctagGTTGCACACTATGATCGGGATGTTCTCATGAAGTTGTTCGATGACTTCTTCCTTGAACGTACGTGTGCTAAGGTCTCTGAAGAAAGCTCCGATCGCTGCATATTGCAAATATAACTCAAATTAGTAACAtttcatagtatatatatatatatatatgtatattattaattaatatttacctgcaagtgcttcatgtacattTGTTGGAAGGAGCTCAGCAAAAGCGAatggaagtagtcgttgcataaacacatgacaatcatgactcttcattccTGAGAACTTTTGACCTCGTTCAACACATCTTGACAGATTTGAAACGTAACCATCAGGAAACTTCACTTCTGATGCAACCCAGTCAAACAAAGTTGACTTCGCTTCTGATGACAATCGAAAGATGGGAACAGGAACATTTCCATTGCTCTTGATATGTAACtcacttcttgagcaaatatcggGTAAGTCCATCCTTgactttttgttatcttttgtctttCCTGGGACGTTcagtattgtattcatgatgttgtcaaaaaagttcttctctatatgcatcacatccagGTTGTGGCGTAAAAGAAGATCTTTCCAGTAAGGtagctcccaaaatatacttttcttatgccaattgTGAGAAACCCCATACCCATCAGGCATATTACCAGGAACATGCCAGTTTCCTCCTTGCTTCACAGTTTTCTGAGCTCCGTAATAATCAATGTCCTCCTCGATCTGCTGGCCTGTGAGATATGGAGGAGGACTGTCTCTgacaactttgtttttcctaaacaatgtcttattTCTTCTGTAAGGATGGGCAACAggaagaaatcgacgatgacaatcaaaccaacaactctttctaccattcttcagttgaaaagcATCCGTAGATCCatgacaatatggacaagatagcCTTCCATGAGTTGTCCAGCCAGACAACATtccataagcaggaaagtcacttatcgtCCACAGCAGAACtgctcgcatcgtaaaattgGTTTTCGTGGAACAATCATAAGTTCTTACCCCTTCTGACCACAACTCCTTTAGCTCCTGTATCAGTGGTTGAAGAAATACATCCAACGACCGTTTTGGATGCTTCGGCCCAgggattaatatggtcaagaatagaaaTTCTTGTTCCATGCACATATCCGGCGGCAGGTTGTACGGCGTAAGAATAACTGGCCACAAAGAATACTGTCTCCCAGACATaccaaatggactaaatccatcggtGCATAACCCAAGATAGACATTCCGAATATTTTCAGCGAAATCTGGGTATACCTTgttgaaatgtttccacgccCTTGCATCTGATGGGTGAGCGACCTCGCCATCCTTCTGGACATGTTCAGCATGCCACCTCATCCATGCAGCAGTCCTCTCCGATTG
It encodes:
- the LOC130511035 gene encoding uncharacterized protein LOC130511035, translating into MADGFNIYELRSWMYSHKDDSGRVTDAFLSGLETFMHQAGCTPITQESGKMFCPCRKCKNSKFARSETVWKHLLNRGFTPQYYIWYQHGEGYGGNEASSSNNFEAAGNSEEPNHLHNESSYHQEEQMVDHDRVQDMITDAFLETTTTIAHETGNVEEPNLDAKRFYEMLDAANQPIYTGCREGLSKLSLAARMMNIKTDHNLPENCMDAWAELFKEYLPEDNVSAESYYEIQKLVYSLGLPSEMIDVCIDNCMIYWKDDEKLEECRFCKKPRFKPQGRGRNRVPYQRMWYLPIKDRLKRLYQSERTAAWMRWHAEHVQKDGEVAHPSDARAWKHFNKVYPDFAENIRNVYLGLCTDGFSPFGMSGRQYSLWPVILTPYNLPPDMCMEQEFLFLTILIPGPKHPKRSLDVFLQPLIQELKELWSEGVRTYDCSTKTNFTMRAVLLWTISDFPAYGMLSGWTTHGRLSCPYCHGSTDAFQLKNGRKSCWFDCHRRFLPVAHPYRRNKTLFRKNKVVRDSPPPYLTGQQIEEDIDYYGAQKTVKQGGNWHVPGNMPDGYGVSHNWHKKSIFWELPYWKDLLLRHNLDVMHIEKNFFDNIMNTILNVPGKTKDNKKSRMDLPDICSRSELHIKSNGNVPVPIFRLSSEAKSTLFDWVASEVKFPDGYVSNLSRCVERGQKFSGMKSHDCHVFMQRLLPFAFAELLPTNVHEALAAIGAFFRDLSTRTFKEEVIEQLHENIPIIVCNLEKIFPPSFFDVMEHLVVHLPYEALLRGPVHNGWMYPYERSMKHLKGKARNLAKVEGSIVAGSLTAETSNFTSYYFASTVRTRKRVPRRYDDGGVPQSYAVDGVPDIFCQIGRFGGKLREVWWSSDEDKHSAHTYILLNCEDAVMRSFESLFVSQVEEAIPGISGTEVDARKDKHFVKWLKGQVDYDDPYYPVWFHDLIQGPVAKVTTSSMYFTRGFTFHTYEYGRRRATSNYGICVKGETDFYGILQEIIEVEFPGLLKLKCVLFKCEWFDPVENRGVRFNKFGVVDIHSGRRYNKFEPFILASQAEQVSFLPYPRLRSSGINWLTAIKITPRGRIVAGEEPPLQEEDAINEVEVPDQQTDEILLIDPDNRQYEDLPEDVTDEAREDEFDRSDDDHCSDVDENSNDSS